A section of the Acomys russatus chromosome 10, mAcoRus1.1, whole genome shotgun sequence genome encodes:
- the LOC127194794 gene encoding prothymosin alpha — MSDVAVDTSSEITTKDLKEKKEVVEEAENGRDAPANGNANDENGEQEEADNEVDEEEEEGGEEEEEEEEGDGEEEDGDEDEEAEAPTGKRVAEDDEDDNVDTKKQKTEEDD; from the coding sequence ATGTCAGACGTGGCAGTGGACACCAGCTCTGAGATCACCACCAAGGActtgaaggagaagaaggaagttgTGGAGGAGGCAGAAAATGGAAGAGACGCACCTGCCAATGGGAATGCTAATGACGAAaatggggagcaggaggaggctgaCAATGAGgtagatgaagaagaggaagaaggtggggaggaagaggaggaggaggaagaaggtgacggtgaggaagaggatggagatgaagatgaggaagctgaggctcctACGGGCAAGCGGGTAGCTGAAgatgatgaggatgataatgTTGACACCAAGAAGCAGAAGACTGAGGAGGATGACTAG